From a region of the Sinorhizobium sp. B11 genome:
- a CDS encoding TetR/AcrR family transcriptional regulator: MTDRTDRPGEAREADGGHERPVRADARRNLDLLLKAALDVFATSGMDAPVREIADKAGVGVGTLYRHFPQRSDLIKAVVRNEMDACADAAVTLAAEHEPGEALSRWMLRFTDFIMAKRGLAAALHSGDPAYQALPVYFEQRMIPALQGLLDRAVAAGAARGDIEASELLRAGAQLSNLGQGDDPATTRRMLALLVDGLRYGAGVKG, from the coding sequence GTGACTGACCGGACGGACCGCCCGGGCGAGGCGCGTGAGGCTGATGGCGGCCATGAAAGGCCTGTAAGGGCGGATGCGCGGCGCAACCTGGATTTGCTGCTGAAAGCCGCCTTGGATGTATTTGCCACTTCCGGCATGGATGCGCCGGTGCGCGAGATCGCCGACAAGGCAGGAGTGGGCGTCGGCACGCTCTACCGCCATTTTCCGCAGCGCTCGGATCTCATCAAGGCGGTCGTGCGCAACGAGATGGATGCCTGCGCCGATGCCGCCGTGACGCTTGCCGCCGAACACGAGCCGGGAGAGGCGTTGTCGCGCTGGATGCTGCGCTTTACGGATTTCATCATGGCCAAGCGCGGCCTTGCCGCAGCACTCCATTCCGGCGACCCGGCCTATCAGGCGCTGCCCGTCTATTTCGAGCAGCGCATGATCCCGGCGTTGCAGGGCCTGCTGGACAGGGCCGTTGCCGCCGGAGCCGCACGCGGCGATATCGAGGCGAGCGAACTCCTGCGTGCCGGCGCACAGCTTTCCAATCTCGGGCAGGGGGATGACCCGGCGACGACGCGGCGGATGCTTGCCTTGCTGGTGGACGGGCTGCGCTATGGGGCGGGCGTGAAGGGCTGA
- a CDS encoding PAS domain-containing methyl-accepting chemotaxis protein encodes MSRFPIPGLDASAVLDALSRSQAIIEFDLTGTILTANENFCRAVGYRREEIVGRHHSLFVLPEEAASREYKAFWAKLARGEYDQCQYRRRAKNGQEIWIEASYNPVFRFGKPYKVVKIATDITAIKRKSAEDEGKLAALSRAQAVIEFTPDGKILGANENFLAALGYSAEEIIGKHHSMFCEPDYARSAEYRSFWDELRAGKFATGQFMRLGKDGKRVFIQASYNPIIDHRGQVFKVVKFAIDVTDRMDAVEELGAALERLSECNIRITLDKPFVGEFERLRRDFNKSIGEFQKTLVNVLGQTGDLSKSSQEVREASEHLAERSREQATALEETTAALDEITATVRSSSENTKETRQLVQSARASTASSTEVVRQTVNAMQRIETASGEISKIIGVIDEIAFQTNLLALNAGVEAARAGEAGKGFAVVAQEVRELAQRSANAAKEIKALINNSGAEVLEGVRLVGETGEALKQIDVLVRQIDGNVDRIARAADEQTTGLGEISKAVLRLDRLTQDNAAMSARTTVISATLAVGADALAQLVSLFKLNRRAVQREDGSSVKSNWTGNRGGQEQGRNAA; translated from the coding sequence ATGTCTCGCTTTCCCATACCCGGCCTCGACGCATCGGCCGTGCTTGATGCCCTGAGCCGGTCGCAGGCCATCATCGAGTTCGACCTTACCGGCACTATCCTGACGGCGAACGAGAATTTCTGCAGAGCGGTCGGTTATCGGCGCGAGGAAATCGTCGGACGCCATCACAGCCTGTTCGTGCTGCCGGAGGAGGCGGCCTCCAGGGAGTACAAGGCCTTCTGGGCGAAGCTGGCGCGCGGCGAGTATGACCAGTGCCAGTATCGCCGTCGGGCCAAGAATGGCCAGGAAATCTGGATCGAGGCCTCCTACAATCCGGTCTTCCGCTTCGGCAAGCCATACAAGGTGGTGAAGATCGCTACCGACATTACGGCAATCAAGCGCAAGAGTGCCGAAGACGAAGGCAAGCTTGCGGCGCTGTCTCGGGCGCAGGCCGTTATCGAATTCACGCCCGACGGCAAGATCCTCGGTGCCAACGAGAATTTCCTCGCCGCACTCGGCTACAGCGCGGAAGAGATCATCGGCAAGCACCACTCGATGTTCTGCGAGCCCGACTATGCCCGCTCCGCCGAGTATCGCAGCTTCTGGGATGAGCTGCGCGCCGGCAAATTTGCGACCGGCCAGTTCATGCGGCTCGGCAAGGATGGCAAGCGCGTCTTCATCCAGGCATCTTACAATCCGATCATCGATCACCGAGGTCAGGTCTTCAAGGTCGTCAAATTCGCGATCGACGTGACCGACCGGATGGATGCGGTCGAGGAACTGGGAGCGGCACTCGAGCGGCTTTCCGAGTGCAATATCCGCATTACGCTGGACAAACCCTTCGTCGGCGAGTTCGAGCGGCTGCGGCGCGATTTCAACAAGTCGATCGGCGAATTCCAGAAGACGCTGGTCAATGTGCTCGGCCAGACCGGCGACCTTTCGAAAAGCAGCCAGGAAGTGCGTGAAGCTTCCGAACATCTCGCCGAACGCTCCCGCGAGCAGGCCACGGCGCTGGAAGAGACAACGGCGGCACTGGACGAGATCACCGCCACCGTGCGCTCATCGAGCGAGAACACGAAGGAAACGCGCCAACTCGTGCAGAGCGCCCGCGCCTCGACGGCGTCCTCGACCGAGGTGGTGCGCCAGACCGTCAATGCCATGCAGCGCATTGAGACGGCGTCGGGCGAAATCAGCAAGATCATCGGCGTGATCGACGAAATCGCCTTCCAGACCAATCTTCTGGCGTTGAATGCCGGCGTGGAAGCCGCGCGTGCGGGCGAGGCCGGCAAGGGTTTTGCCGTCGTCGCGCAGGAAGTGCGCGAACTCGCGCAGCGCTCGGCCAACGCCGCCAAGGAGATCAAGGCGCTCATCAACAATTCCGGTGCGGAAGTTCTCGAAGGCGTGCGCCTTGTCGGCGAGACCGGCGAGGCGCTGAAGCAGATCGATGTGCTCGTGCGCCAGATCGACGGCAATGTGGACAGGATCGCCAGGGCCGCAGACGAGCAGACGACAGGTCTTGGCGAGATCAGCAAGGCCGTTTTGCGGCTCGATCGCCTGACGCAGGACAATGCCGCCATGAGCGCACGCACGACCGTCATCAGCGCCACGCTTGCCGTCGGTGCCGATGCGCTCGCCCAGCTCGTCAGCCTCTTCAAGCTCAACCGCCGCGCCGTCCAGCGCGAGGACGGATCGTCCGTCAAGTCGAACTGGACCGGCAATCGCGGCGGGCAGGAGCAGGGACGCAACGCAGCCTGA
- a CDS encoding aldo/keto reductase translates to MQYRPLGRTGIKVSPYCLGAMMFGAIGNADHDDSIRIIHKALDAGINFIDTADMYSHGESEEIVGKALKGRRDNVVLATKCFIPMGQDPNQQGSSRRWIYRAVEDSLRRLQTDYIDLFQMHRPAPDTDIEETLSALTDLMRAGKIRAIGSSTFPVSEIIEAQWVAEKRGLARFRTEQPPYSILHRGIEREVLPALERYGMGALVWSPLAMGMLTGRYRRGAAQPDSTRVAYFPKQMSNENSLDAVEQLIPLAEGAGISLTHMALAFVIAHPGVTSAILGPRTMAQLDDLLAGAQVRLSDELLDAIDAIVPPGTETGPLEANYQPPAIKTASLRRRPPAERAAG, encoded by the coding sequence ATGCAATATCGTCCCCTTGGCCGCACCGGCATCAAGGTCAGCCCCTATTGCCTTGGCGCCATGATGTTCGGCGCCATCGGCAATGCCGATCACGATGACTCCATCCGCATCATCCACAAGGCCCTCGACGCCGGCATCAACTTCATCGACACCGCCGACATGTACAGCCACGGCGAATCCGAGGAGATCGTCGGCAAGGCGCTGAAAGGCCGGCGCGACAATGTGGTTCTCGCCACCAAATGCTTCATCCCGATGGGCCAGGATCCGAACCAGCAGGGCAGCTCGCGCCGCTGGATCTATCGCGCCGTCGAAGATTCTCTGCGCCGCCTGCAGACTGATTATATCGACCTCTTCCAGATGCACCGCCCGGCGCCGGACACCGATATCGAGGAAACGCTCTCGGCCCTCACCGACCTGATGCGCGCAGGCAAGATCCGCGCCATCGGCTCCTCCACCTTCCCCGTCTCCGAGATCATCGAGGCGCAATGGGTGGCCGAAAAGCGGGGGCTCGCCCGCTTCCGCACAGAGCAGCCGCCCTATTCCATCCTGCATCGAGGCATCGAGCGCGAAGTCCTCCCCGCCCTCGAACGCTACGGCATGGGCGCGCTGGTCTGGAGCCCTCTCGCCATGGGCATGCTGACCGGCCGCTACCGCAGGGGTGCGGCCCAGCCGGACAGCACCCGCGTTGCCTATTTCCCGAAGCAGATGTCGAACGAGAACAGCCTCGATGCGGTCGAGCAGCTCATTCCGCTCGCGGAAGGCGCCGGCATCTCGCTCACCCACATGGCGCTTGCCTTCGTCATCGCCCATCCGGGCGTTACGTCGGCGATCCTTGGGCCGCGCACCATGGCACAGCTCGACGATCTCCTGGCGGGCGCGCAAGTGCGCCTGAGCGACGAACTGCTCGACGCCATCGACGCCATCGTACCTCCAGGCACCGAAACCGGCCCGCTGGAGGCCAATTACCAGCCCCCGGCGATCAAGACCGCGAGCTTGCGCCGCCGTCCGCCCGCCGAACGCGCCGCCGGCTGA
- a CDS encoding DUF4405 domain-containing protein, with protein sequence MAARITTRSWATPLTIGSFLLMAGTGVMMFFEWERGLMTVVHQWFSWFFVIGAIGHIVANIKPFQSHLKARWGRYSIAVFAIVLAASVFSWGQITGPQLERPIEQALVYAPLSALADVTGQSQADLLARLRQQGIEAEADQSVGDLARLHGIDENRALAIIFGVEG encoded by the coding sequence ATGGCCGCTAGGATCACAACACGCAGCTGGGCGACACCCCTGACGATTGGCTCCTTCCTGCTGATGGCAGGCACCGGCGTCATGATGTTCTTCGAGTGGGAACGAGGCCTGATGACCGTCGTCCACCAATGGTTCTCCTGGTTTTTCGTTATTGGCGCCATCGGCCACATAGTCGCCAACATCAAGCCCTTCCAGTCGCATCTGAAGGCGCGCTGGGGCCGCTACAGCATTGCGGTTTTCGCGATTGTGCTTGCCGCTTCCGTCTTCAGCTGGGGGCAGATCACCGGGCCGCAGCTGGAACGCCCGATCGAACAGGCGCTTGTCTACGCCCCTCTCTCGGCCCTTGCCGATGTCACCGGCCAGTCACAGGCCGATCTCCTGGCCAGGCTCAGGCAGCAGGGCATAGAGGCGGAGGCGGATCAATCCGTCGGAGATCTCGCCCGCCTGCACGGCATCGATGAGAACCGCGCTCTTGCGATCATCTTCGGCGTGGAAGGATAA
- a CDS encoding glyoxalase has product MQLDHVTLRTADLEGTRQFLQDLLGLTVGYRPNFGFAGYWLYNDGEPVVHLIPGGGRAIGRDVEAIDHIGFRLEGYDAFRARLDGDGIVYSTMDLVELGERRLFVRTPGGILLELVFREGGMSAAR; this is encoded by the coding sequence ATGCAACTCGATCATGTGACTTTGCGCACGGCGGATCTGGAAGGGACGCGACAGTTCCTCCAGGACCTGCTGGGCCTGACGGTCGGCTACCGTCCGAATTTCGGCTTTGCCGGCTATTGGCTCTACAATGACGGGGAACCCGTCGTGCATCTCATTCCGGGCGGCGGCAGGGCCATCGGCCGGGATGTTGAGGCGATCGACCATATCGGCTTCCGGCTGGAAGGTTATGATGCCTTCCGGGCTCGGCTCGACGGTGACGGGATTGTCTATTCCACCATGGATCTTGTCGAGCTTGGCGAACGGCGCCTCTTCGTGCGCACGCCGGGCGGCATCCTGCTGGAACTCGTTTTTCGCGAGGGCGGGATGTCAGCGGCAAGGTAA
- a CDS encoding SDR family oxidoreductase — translation MKSLAKQRVLVVGGSSGIGLAVAQQAAAAGAEVTIASRSADKLAEAAKSIEGKVETAVLDTGDNSSVEAFFASHEAWDHVVISAAQTPSGPVRKLSLDDAARAMDSKFWGAYRVARAARFAERGTLTFISGFLSERPSASSVLQGAINAALESLARGLALELSPVRVNAVSPGLIDTPLWSKMDEGNRNAMFERVAGSLPAKTVGQASDIANAVLFLVTTPFATGSTVRVDGGGVIG, via the coding sequence ATGAAATCCTTGGCCAAACAACGCGTTCTCGTCGTCGGCGGGAGCTCCGGCATCGGCCTTGCGGTCGCGCAACAGGCGGCAGCTGCCGGTGCTGAGGTGACGATCGCTTCGCGATCGGCAGACAAGCTTGCCGAGGCTGCAAAGTCGATCGAAGGCAAGGTCGAGACGGCAGTGCTCGATACCGGCGATAACAGCAGTGTCGAAGCTTTCTTCGCTTCGCACGAGGCATGGGATCATGTTGTCATCTCCGCCGCCCAGACGCCGAGCGGGCCGGTGCGCAAGCTTTCACTCGATGATGCTGCGCGGGCCATGGACAGCAAGTTCTGGGGCGCTTACCGGGTTGCGCGGGCGGCACGGTTTGCCGAGCGCGGCACGCTGACCTTTATTTCCGGCTTCCTCAGTGAACGTCCGTCTGCGTCTTCCGTCTTGCAGGGCGCCATCAATGCCGCACTGGAATCCCTGGCCCGTGGCCTGGCACTGGAATTGTCACCAGTCAGGGTCAACGCGGTTTCGCCCGGTCTGATCGACACGCCGCTCTGGTCGAAAATGGATGAGGGCAACCGCAACGCCATGTTCGAGCGCGTCGCAGGCTCGCTCCCGGCAAAGACGGTCGGGCAGGCCTCCGATATAGCCAATGCGGTGCTCTTCCTCGTGACAACGCCCTTTGCCACCGGCTCCACGGTGCGCGTCGATGGCGGCGGAGTGATCGGGTGA
- a CDS encoding LysR family transcriptional regulator, whose translation MSDNFLDMLVFVRVVQAGSLSGAARDLNFSLTVVSRKLSRLEERLGVRLVNRTTRSLSLTEEGARFYERCSKILTEIDDAETEATSGRDTASGLLKVTATYAFGRRWLAPLLHEFREAHPDLTIHLDTEDGLVNIVEAGYDLAIRFGALSDSSLIARQIAPNRRVICASPAYLDRRGRPETIDDLPAHDVIAFGEPPNTHWTFADGRSANVTARLTTNNGELAHRWARLGAGLVLKSIWDVKDDIDSGALEIVLPEARLAAAPIHAVFPHSRLAAAKVRLCIDFLSQRLRKASPAEVSTDHS comes from the coding sequence ATGAGCGACAACTTCCTCGACATGCTGGTCTTCGTACGAGTGGTTCAAGCCGGCAGCCTCTCCGGTGCGGCCCGTGATCTGAACTTCTCGCTGACCGTCGTCAGCCGCAAGCTGTCGCGTCTGGAGGAAAGGCTCGGTGTGCGCCTCGTCAACAGGACGACACGCTCCCTCTCCCTCACCGAGGAAGGCGCGCGCTTCTACGAACGCTGCTCGAAGATCTTGACCGAGATCGACGATGCCGAAACCGAGGCGACAAGCGGCAGGGATACGGCAAGCGGCCTTCTGAAAGTCACCGCCACCTATGCCTTCGGCCGCCGCTGGCTGGCACCGCTCCTGCATGAATTCCGGGAGGCCCATCCCGATCTCACCATCCACCTCGATACCGAGGACGGCCTGGTGAACATCGTCGAGGCGGGCTACGATCTCGCAATTCGTTTCGGCGCGCTGTCCGACTCCAGCCTGATCGCCCGGCAGATCGCGCCGAACCGTCGTGTCATCTGCGCCTCCCCTGCCTATCTCGACCGCCGCGGCCGTCCCGAGACGATCGACGATCTGCCCGCGCACGACGTTATCGCTTTCGGCGAGCCGCCCAACACGCACTGGACCTTTGCTGATGGGCGCAGCGCCAATGTCACCGCCAGGCTCACCACCAACAATGGCGAGCTCGCCCATCGCTGGGCGCGTCTAGGGGCCGGGCTCGTGCTGAAGTCGATCTGGGACGTCAAGGACGACATCGACAGCGGTGCGCTGGAGATCGTCCTGCCGGAGGCAAGGCTCGCCGCCGCCCCGATCCATGCCGTCTTCCCTCACAGTAGGCTTGCCGCCGCCAAGGTCCGCCTCTGCATCGATTTCCTGTCGCAGAGACTGCGCAAGGCATCGCCGGCGGAAGTGTCGACGGATCACAGCTGA
- a CDS encoding DMT family transporter, producing the protein MAIHVLAVHGDSVGTERAAGGSLAGAYSVGVLCWLLSAGVYIAAKWVSTEMPPWALCFWRVLIAFAILLPIVQRHFSEMLVLVRARGLELLFIGGMGLAICQGMIFVGLEHADATTAGIIIALIPIITMILARVMLSEPMGSWQVVGSILAFLGILLIIVKGSPDALLRLDFNPGELWIVAGAFCFSLYTVLLRRAKFDLNRLALLVLLLGAAALTALPFYLYELTADERTTLNTSGLIALAYVAIPGGALMYYLFNRSIEALGAARAGVLLYIQTIFIAVLAYLILGEKLQTYHLEGAALIIAGLLLIILLKPKEKTAAA; encoded by the coding sequence ATGGCGATACATGTCTTGGCAGTCCATGGTGATAGTGTCGGGACGGAACGGGCGGCAGGCGGCTCGCTTGCAGGCGCCTATTCCGTGGGCGTTCTCTGCTGGCTCCTCTCAGCCGGCGTCTATATCGCCGCCAAATGGGTCTCCACCGAAATGCCGCCCTGGGCGCTCTGCTTCTGGCGCGTGCTGATCGCCTTCGCGATCCTGCTGCCGATCGTCCAACGCCATTTTTCAGAGATGCTCGTGCTGGTGCGGGCACGCGGCCTGGAATTGCTTTTCATCGGCGGCATGGGGCTTGCCATCTGCCAGGGCATGATCTTCGTCGGCCTCGAACATGCCGATGCCACCACCGCCGGCATTATCATCGCACTGATCCCGATCATCACCATGATCCTTGCCCGCGTCATGCTGTCAGAGCCGATGGGAAGCTGGCAGGTGGTCGGCTCCATCCTTGCCTTCCTCGGCATCCTCCTCATCATCGTCAAAGGCAGCCCCGATGCGCTGCTGCGCCTCGACTTCAATCCCGGCGAACTCTGGATCGTCGCCGGCGCCTTCTGCTTCAGCCTCTATACGGTGCTGCTGCGGCGCGCGAAATTCGACCTGAACCGCCTTGCCCTGCTCGTCCTGCTGCTCGGTGCCGCGGCGCTGACCGCACTGCCCTTCTACCTCTACGAGCTTACTGCCGACGAACGCACGACGCTGAATACGAGCGGTCTCATCGCGCTCGCCTATGTGGCAATCCCCGGCGGCGCGCTCATGTACTATCTCTTCAACCGAAGCATCGAGGCACTGGGTGCCGCCCGCGCCGGCGTGCTCCTCTACATACAGACGATCTTCATCGCCGTGCTCGCCTATCTGATCCTCGGTGAAAAGCTGCAGACCTATCACCTCGAAGGTGCGGCCCTCATCATCGCCGGGTTGCTGCTGATCATTTTGCTGAAACCGAAGGAAAAGACAGCGGCGGCCTGA